A section of the Parasteatoda tepidariorum isolate YZ-2023 chromosome 6, CAS_Ptep_4.0, whole genome shotgun sequence genome encodes:
- the LOC107448916 gene encoding cuticle protein 10.9-like, producing MVNLIFLFFQIILSFLLIAVTAAAHHHDHHEHHHAHPYKFGYVAKGKDGSHHRHEEGDGHGGVKGSYGYVDHHGIHREVHYVADKGGFRAEIKTNEPGTANQDPAHVKLHSHASHHHHQEPHHHHHHHQEPHHAHHHHQQEPHHAHHHEHHGHQWKHHA from the exons atgg taaatctgatttttcttttttttcagattatccTCAGTTTTCTTTTGATAGCAGTTACTGCAGCTGCTCATCACCATGATCATCATGAG CATCATCATGCTCACCCCTATAAGTTCGGATATGTAGCGAAAGGCAAAGACGGATCCCACCACAGACACGAGGAAGGTGATGGACACGGAGGAGTGAAGGGCAGCTACGGATACGTTGACCATCACGGAATCCACCGAGAAGTCCACTATGTAGCGGATAAGGGAGGATTCAGAGCAGAAATCAAGACCAATGAACCCGGAACGGCCAATCAGGATCCAGCTCACGTCAAACTTCATTCTCATGCTTCTCACCATCATCATCAAGAacctcatcatcatcatcatcatcaccaAGAACCTCATCATgctcatcatcatcatcaacaaGAGCCTCACCATGCTCACCATCATGAGCACCACGGACACCAATGGAAACATCatgcttaa
- the LOC107448917 gene encoding gastrula zinc finger protein XlCGF57.1, whose amino-acid sequence MFLEATMNAESNVPLSESVCERPERFPCSECGRLFTKLGLDYHKKTCTEREDCQCTVCTISRTSSQNIASLNNVLLNNVSGENFQEQDVEPTCSNDSSIFDNELESDDEESLLENGSNSVESTEKIKDNSQIVAEVGDFVDDHGGVQCSRKLYCNVCFNHIYWESYGVHILQHCSKLENDFVQCPECVKNFSRKTLLLMHYFIHFSAHPLDCLECRCNYEHCIDVTTQTVADHCYAETFKCYICLKIFSHEQSIVNHMRLHSKEMPFTCTECKRSFRQIGNLQRHMTTHRGERPFQCQDCDKSFADPATLRNHMRVHTGETPYVCTLCTRGFTQVGNLKRHLALHLKNGRQTSALARKSSFNRKKSIESIESIDFDDPKNENIPQENMPSSINPLNSIETSADETSSNHKKSRKRKRNGKFKIFSCPTCHKIYTWKHDLQVHFRTHTGEKPYGCDICGKKFAQSGAVRTHLARHHSERAKVRKKALADAKKK is encoded by the coding sequence atgtttttggaaGCAACAATGAATGCGGAGAGTAATGTTCCTTTGTCTGAAAGTGTTTGTGAACGTCCTGAACGATTTCCGTGCTCTGAATGTGGACGGCTATTCACGAAATTGGGCTTGgattatcataaaaaaacgTGTACTGAGAGAGAAGATTGTCAGTGTACTGTTTGCACAATCAGCAGGACGTCTAGTCAAAACATAGCGTCTTTGAATAATGTATTGCTTAATAATGTTAGTGGTGAAAATTTTCAGGAACAGGATGTAGAACCAACTTGTAGTAACGATAGTTCCATATTTGATAATGAATTAGAATCTGACGATGAGGAATCTCTCCTTGAAAATGGCAGTAATTCCGTAGAGAGCACagagaaaattaaagataattctCAAATAGTTGCTGAAGTTGGAGACTTTGTTGATGATCATGGCGGTGTTCAATGCTCTCGTAAATTATACtgtaatgtttgttttaatcatatatattggGAATCATATGGTGTGCACATATTACAACACTGTTCGAAGCTTGAGAACGATTTTGTTCAGTGCCCGGAgtgtgttaaaaatttctcccgCAAAACATTACTCTTAATGCATTACTTCATACACTTTTCTGCACATCCTTTAGACTGTTTAGAATGCCGTTGCAATTACGAGCACTGCATCGATGTTACGACGCAAACTGTTGCTGACCACTGCTACGCTGAAACATTCAAGTGctacatatgtttaaaaattttcagccaTGAGCAATCGATTGTTAATCACATGCGATTACATTCCAAGGAAATGCCCTTCACTTGCACCGAGTGCAAGCGATCCTTTCGGCAAATCGGTAACTTACAAAGGCACATGACCACCCATCGGGGTGAGCGACCATTCCAGTGCCAGGATTGTGATAAATCATTTGCCGATCCAGCCACTCTGCGTAATCACATGCGAGTTCATACAGGCGAAACACCTTATGTGTGCACTTTGTGTACACGAGGTTTTACTCAAGTTGGgaatttaaaaagacatttagctttgcatttgaaaaatggAAGACAGACAAGTGCATTAGCTAGAAAAAGCTCATTTAACCGTAAGAAGTCTATAGAAAGCATAGAATCTATTGATTTTGATGATCCAAAGAACGAGAACATACCTCAGGAAAATATGCCCTCTTCTATTAATCCATTGAATTCCATCGAAACCTCGGCGGATGAAACATCTTCTAACcataaaaaatctagaaaacgTAAGAGAAATggaaagttcaaaatattttcgtgtCCGACCTGTCACAAAATTTATACTTGGAAACATGATCTGCAAGTTCATTTTCGAACTCATACTGGAGAGAAGCCCTACGGTTGTGATATTTGTGGTAAAAAGTTTGCCCAAAGCGGGGCTGTCAGAACACACTTAGCTCGTCATCACTCTGAAAGAGCAAAGGTCAGAAAAAAGGCTCTTGCCGATGCTAAAAAGAAGTGA